From Oncorhynchus mykiss isolate Arlee chromosome 25, USDA_OmykA_1.1, whole genome shotgun sequence, a single genomic window includes:
- the si:ch211-266o15.1 gene encoding zinc finger MYM-type protein 4 isoform X3, with protein sequence MLQHELRLSKAFDEAVKLSAPMAGESQRQHTPLSTRSLWSSITTGPVFDAPEPVGRPDVNHDFSSDDEGHVFPHISHPTSATFSLAGLGVVEQEDELDGVPVFGVDEEEEEEEWNIALPKMALGDVESDRESAGRPDTQHAETQDDDQNATDRFLDAVSLSKVRTTSEEASQTAEYRLTIQGESHLSTNHSLSSLPENSLDEGSLNRSTAGGSSRQERSENVFQNPAMGDREEPPISPLMNIKDEPIDEGYDCALLPSTRNIKEELDNTTPEEELRISSVFSVGGGNSYGSSTGSMAASQNTTSIFGPGRSVVPQGPTMTHRSLAPVPQPPQPQPQAPSSSNPANAVRVSCSGCSKILLHGQTAFPPSGSMAASQNTTSIFGPGRSVVPQGPTMTLRSLAPVPQPPQPQPQAPSSSNPANAVRVSCSGCSKILLRGQTAFQRKGSTQLFCSTVCLTGFTLPAIKLRTCYQCLKEIEDPKDVISVITDNNLNDFCSQFCLSVFNRRRKPGPLSKPSVQEPATLRCSMCKKSDTIQHEVTHQGSLHKLCSDECFMHFRSSHNLVINVCESCGEYCASADRNCRRLRVEGVTIKFCSPTCISTYKQTTTKVMPCGRCRDLRLMSDMLESTDSEGKVELFCNSICVNKSWPQNELSGTAFPCTYCKVKAVSQYHLAMVDGTIRNFCSYTCVKTFREAEGSQPPPQQGQMNGSSSTGPPPPAPPQGYFRPYPPSWVPTTGHPYAPAQTSAPPLPYGAAPDMARAYGAGQHQPGLPMIPPSSTSTPKGHVKLSCHQCPQQFRWKPELYEYNGRTMQFCSKPCCVEFKKQRNVIVRCEYCKLEKLVKEVIKYDFIDRPFCSESCNLLFKHDMKGPWRMCAYCANISPNMIHNHFGGKMQEFCSEACMSNYTVLFYEMAKCECCRRQGKMKEQLKCFGAVKLFCTLECVIQYCYQTFQQHPWTSNGTTATQGPSQTPFPFSKPAPVIADVVSLATSPADQPHTTAATALTGALPTSNSHGKSLGDASTQTEAMRISARRRIMKNKAIICKPLMLDQQTSCQIQTQTTEKSMTLTGFAETGFTYTENGEKVRVIVMPVPVPVFIPVPMSLYSQYTPVPMGIPVPVPVPMVIPPSLSRSELKDRKDNVPSQTMAEEEEKDKPVSHGDQGSAYSGDLESEAVSTPHSWGGEDESTSTSNPQRGAEKPSEHPSTAPSSPQLLDLEADYPPDLFDPAAVKGQRLTVKIRRRKRPRDGFPPNKRSCKRSGTIDMVEHTVSLPPARSKLHHKYGVKAWKNWVLQRNKQIDCEFSKDASAKSMVVKENVLQCNSSELSYGLCHFISEVRRPNGQAYPADSIFYLCLGIQQYLFENGRLENIFTDMLYHKFSMEITMMLHYWSPTLLPSGYLHSRVEEEYLWDCKQLGAYSPIVLLNTLLFFGTKLFQFKTMGQHRRLSFTNFTRCTRVTKNGKSSFLRFRPGQDVSDTPDLLALPAKRRLDEEEGDMEMPENTENPLRCPVRLYEFYLSKCSESVKNRPHLFYLQPELSCHSNSLLWYSPQQLEGPALESMLTRILAVREVHLDELPLHNHYTEASTDDDDDHL encoded by the exons CATGAACTCCGGCTGTCCAAGGCTTTTGATGAGGCGGTGAAGCTCTCAGCCCCCATGGCTGGTGAGTCCCAGAGGCAGCACACTCCCCTCTCAACCAGATCTCTCTGGAGCAGCATCACAACCGGACCAGTCTTTGATGCACCAGAACCAGTCGGACGGCCTGACGTCAACCATGATTTTAGCAGTGATGATGAGGGGCATGTATTCCCTCACATCTCTCACCCTACCAGTGCCACCTTCTCCCTGGCTGGTCTGGGGGTGGTCGAGCAAGAAGACGAGCTGGATGGGGTTCCTGTGTTTGgggtagatgaggaggaggaggaggaggagtggaacaTAGCCCTGCCCAAGATGGCATTGGGTGATGTGGAGTCTGACAGAGAGTCAGCCGGACGACCTGACACACAACATGCAGAGACTCAGGATGATGATCAAAATGCGACTGACAGATTTCTTGATGCAGTTTCACTTTCCAAAGTTAGAACAA CTTCTGAGGAGGCTAGTCAAACTGCTGAGTACAGACTAACCATACAAGGAGAAAGTCATCTTTCAACTAACCACTCTCTGTCCTCTTTACCAGAGAACAGCTTGG ATGAAGGAAGTCTGAATCGGTCTACGGCTGGGGGATCCAGCCGTCAAGAG AGGTCAGAGAATGTGTTCCAGAACCCAGCGATGGGGGACAGAGAAGagccccccatctctcccctcatgAACATCAAGGATGAGCCCATAGATGAAGGATATGACTGTGCCCTTTTACCCTCAACACGGAATATCAAGGAGGAACTGGACAACACAACTCCTGAG GAGGAGCTGAGAATCAGTTCTGTCTTTTCCGTTGGAGGAGGAAACTCCTATGGCTCTTCCACTG GCTCTATGGCAGCCTCCCAGAACACCACCTCCATATTTGGACCAGGAAGAAGTGTCGTTCCGCAGGGGCCAACAATGACCCACAGGAGCCTGGCTCCAGTGCCCCAGCcaccccagccccaaccccaggcCCCCAGCAGCTCCAACCCAGCCAACGCAGTGCGTGTGTCCTGCTCAGGCTGCTCTAAGATCCTGCTGCACGGTCAGACTGCCTTCCCTCCTTCAGGCTCTATGGCAGCCTCCCAGAACACCACCTCCATATTTGGACCAGGAAGAAGTGTCGTTCCACAGGGGCCAACAATGACCCTCAGGAGCCTGGCTCCAGTGCCCCAGCcaccccagccccaaccccaggcCCCCAGCAGCTCCAACCCAGCCAACGCAGTGCGTGTGTCCTGCTCAGGCTGCTCTAAGATCCTGCTGCGCGGTCAGACTGCCTTCCAACGGAAAGGATCCACCCAGCTCTTCTGCTCCACCGTCTGTCTCACTGGGTTCACCCTGCCTGCCATCAAACTGAGAACCTGTTACCAGTGCCTCaa GGAGATCGAGGACCCCAAAGATGTGATCAGTGTCATTACAGACAATAACCTGAACGATTTCTGTAGCCAGTTCTGCCTCTCCGTGTTCAACCGCAGGAGGAAACCAGGGCCTCTCTCCAAGCCTTCTGTCCAAGAGCCTGCCACCCTGAGGTGCAGTATGTGCAAGAAAAGCGACACG attcaGCACGAGGTGACTCACCAGGGCTCCTTGCACAAACTGTGCAGTGATGAGTGCTTCATGCACTTCCGCTCCTCCCACAACCTGGTCATAAACGTCTGTGAGAGCTGTGGCGAATACTGCGCCAGTGCTGACAGGAACTGCCGGAGACTTCGAGTAGAGGGCGTCACCATAAAGTTCTGTAGTCCTACCTGCATTAGTACTTATAAGCAG ACAACCACCAAGGTGATGCCGTGCGGACGCTGCCGTGACCTGAGGCTCATGTCTGACATGTTGGAGAGCACCGACTCGGAGGGCAAGGTGGAACTCTTCTGCAACTCCATCTGTGTCAATAAAAGCTGGCCTCAGAACGAACTGTCAG GAACGGCATTCCCATGTACCTACTGCAAAGTGAAGGCTGTCTCTCAGTACCACCTGGCCATGGTGGACGGCACCATCCGCAACTTCTGCTCCTACACCTGTGTCAAGACCTTCCGG GAGGCCGAAGGCAGCCAGCCTCCCCCCCAGCAGGGCCAGATGAACGGCTCCTCGTCCACTGGTCCTCCccctccagcaccaccccagGGCTATTTCCGTCCTTATCCCCCGTCCTGGGTCCCCACTACTGGCCACCCATACGCTCCAGCCCAGACCTCTGCTCCACCTCTACCCTATGGAGCCGCCCCAGACATGGCTAGGGCATATGGAGCAGGGCAGCATCAACCAGGGCTGCCCATGatccccccctcctctacctccacccccaaGGGGCATGTGAAACTCTCCTGCCATCAGTGCCCTCAGCAGTTCCGCTGGAAACCTGAGCTCTACGAGTACAAT GGTCGCACCATGCAGTTCTGTTCCAAACCTTGCTGTGTTGAGTTTAAGAAACAGCGTAATGTCATAGTGAGGTGTGAATACTGCAAACTGGAGAAGTTGGTCAAAGAAGTCATAAAATATGACTTCATCGATCGGCCCTTCTGCAGCGAGA GCTGTAATCTGCTCTTCAAGCACGACATGAAGGGGCCATGGCGGATGTGTGCCTACTGTGCCAACATCAGCCCCAATATGATCCACAACCACTTTGGTGGCAAGATGCAGGAGTTCTGCAGTGAGGCGTGCATGTCAAATTACACTGTTCTTTTCTATGAG ATGGCTAAGTGTGAGTGCTGCAGACGTCAAGGGAAGATGAAAGAGCAACTGAAGTGTTTTGGGGCTGTGAAGCTGTTCTGTACCTTGGAGTGTGTCATTCAGTACTGCTATCAGACCTTCCAACAGCACCCTTGGACTAGCAATGGCACCACTGCTACACAGG GTCCATCCCAAACTCCATTCCCCTTCTCCAAGCCAGCTCCTGTCATTGCTGATGTTGTATCGTTGGCCACCTCTCCTGCTGACCAGCCCCATACTACGGCTGCCACTGCCTTGACTG GAGCTCTTCCGACGTCTAACTCTCATGGCAAGAGCCTGGGCGATGCGAGCACCCAGACGGAAGCCATGAGGATCTCAGCCCGCCGGAGGATCATGAAGAACAAGGCCATCATCTGTAAACCCCTCATGCTGGACCAGCAGACCAGCTGCCAGATTCAGACGCAGACCACAGAGAAATCCATGACATTAACGG GGTTCGCAGAGACTGGGTTCACGTACACAGAGAACGGGGAGAAAGTGCGGGTGATTGTGATGCCTGTTCCTGTGCCAGTCTTCATCCCAGTGCCTATGAGCTTGTACAGCCAGTACACTCCTGTGCCCATGGGTATCCCTGTGCCT GTGCCAGTGCCCATGGTAATACCTCCCTCGTTAAGCCGTTCAGAGCTCAAGGACAGAAAAGACAATGTTCCATCTCAGACCATGgccgaggaggaggagaaagacaaACCTGTCTCCCATGGAG ATCAAGGCAGCGCCTACAGTGGGGACCTGGAGTCGGAGGCCGTGTCCACCCCCCACAGCTGGGGTGGAGAGGACGAGTCCACCTCCACATCCAACCCCCAGAGAGGGGCAGAGAAGCCTTCAGAGCACCCCAGCAcagctccctcctcccctcaactTTTGGACCTGGAGGCTGACTACCCCCCTG ATTTGTTTGATCCTGCTGCAGTGAAGGGGCAGAGACTGACTGTAAAGATTAGAAGACGTAAGAGACCCAGAGATGGCTTCCCTCCCAATAAACGG AGTTGTAAGCGAAGTGGGACTATTGACATGGTGGAGCACACTGTTTCACTCCCTCCTGCCAGATCAAAACTCCATCACAAGTACGGGGTGAAAGCCTGGAAGAATTGGGTCCTGCAGAGGAACAAACAGATTGACTGTGAATTTTCCAAAGATGCCT CAGCTAAATCTATGGTTGTGAAGGAGAACGTGTTGCAGTGTAACTCCTCTGAGCTTAGTTACGGCCTCTGTCATTTCATCAGTGAGGTCCGTCGCCCCAACGGCCAGGCCTACCCTGCTGACAGCATCTTCTACCTTTGTCTGGGCATACAGCAG TATCTATTTGAGAATGGAAGGCTAGAGAATATCTTCACTGATATGCTCTATCATAAGTTCAGCATGGAGATTACTATGATGCTACATTACTGGAGTCCTACCCTGCTGCCCAGCG GCTACCTGCATTCCCGTGTGGAGGAGGAGTACCTGTGGGACTGTAAACAGCTGGGAGCCTACTCCCCCATCGTGCTGCTCAACACCTTGCTCTTCTTTGGCACCAAGCTGTTCCAGTTCAAGACCATGGGCCAACACAGACGTCTGTCCTTCACCAACTTCACCCGCTGTACCAGGGTCACCAAGAACGGCAAGAGCTCCTTCCTGAGGTTTAGGCCTGGTCAGGATGTGTCAGACACCCCCG ATCTGCTAGCTTTGCCTGCCAAGAGAAGGCTGGATGAAGAGGAAGGTGACATGGAGATGCCTGAGAATACTGAGAACCCACTACGCTGCCCTGTCAGACTCTACGAGTTCTACCTCTCCAAATG CTCAGAGTCGGTGAAGAATAGACCACACCTGTTCTACTTGCAGCCAGAGCTCTCCTGTCACTCAAATAGCCTGCTGTGGTATTCTCCCCAGCAACTAGAAGGCCCTGCGCTGGAAAGCATGCTCACACGTATCCTGGCAGTACGGGAGGTCCACCTGGATGAGCTTCCACTGCATAATCACTATACTGAAGCCTCCACAGATGATGACGATGACCATTTGTAG
- the si:ch211-266o15.1 gene encoding zinc finger MYM-type protein 4 isoform X1: MAESEEAKQKSQHELRLSKAFDEAVKLSAPMAGESQRQHTPLSTRSLWSSITTGPVFDAPEPVGRPDVNHDFSSDDEGHVFPHISHPTSATFSLAGLGVVEQEDELDGVPVFGVDEEEEEEEWNIALPKMALGDVESDRESAGRPDTQHAETQDDDQNATDRFLDAVSLSKVRTTSEEASQTAEYRLTIQGESHLSTNHSLSSLPENSLDEGSLNRSTAGGSSRQERSENVFQNPAMGDREEPPISPLMNIKDEPIDEGYDCALLPSTRNIKEELDNTTPEEELRISSVFSVGGGNSYGSSTGSMAASQNTTSIFGPGRSVVPQGPTMTHRSLAPVPQPPQPQPQAPSSSNPANAVRVSCSGCSKILLHGQTAFPPSGSMAASQNTTSIFGPGRSVVPQGPTMTLRSLAPVPQPPQPQPQAPSSSNPANAVRVSCSGCSKILLRGQTAFQRKGSTQLFCSTVCLTGFTLPAIKLRTCYQCLKEIEDPKDVISVITDNNLNDFCSQFCLSVFNRRRKPGPLSKPSVQEPATLRCSMCKKSDTIQHEVTHQGSLHKLCSDECFMHFRSSHNLVINVCESCGEYCASADRNCRRLRVEGVTIKFCSPTCISTYKQTTTKVMPCGRCRDLRLMSDMLESTDSEGKVELFCNSICVNKSWPQNELSGTAFPCTYCKVKAVSQYHLAMVDGTIRNFCSYTCVKTFREAEGSQPPPQQGQMNGSSSTGPPPPAPPQGYFRPYPPSWVPTTGHPYAPAQTSAPPLPYGAAPDMARAYGAGQHQPGLPMIPPSSTSTPKGHVKLSCHQCPQQFRWKPELYEYNGRTMQFCSKPCCVEFKKQRNVIVRCEYCKLEKLVKEVIKYDFIDRPFCSESCNLLFKHDMKGPWRMCAYCANISPNMIHNHFGGKMQEFCSEACMSNYTVLFYEMAKCECCRRQGKMKEQLKCFGAVKLFCTLECVIQYCYQTFQQHPWTSNGTTATQGPSQTPFPFSKPAPVIADVVSLATSPADQPHTTAATALTGALPTSNSHGKSLGDASTQTEAMRISARRRIMKNKAIICKPLMLDQQTSCQIQTQTTEKSMTLTGFAETGFTYTENGEKVRVIVMPVPVPVFIPVPMSLYSQYTPVPMGIPVPVPVPMVIPPSLSRSELKDRKDNVPSQTMAEEEEKDKPVSHGDQGSAYSGDLESEAVSTPHSWGGEDESTSTSNPQRGAEKPSEHPSTAPSSPQLLDLEADYPPDLFDPAAVKGQRLTVKIRRRKRPRDGFPPNKRSCKRSGTIDMVEHTVSLPPARSKLHHKYGVKAWKNWVLQRNKQIDCEFSKDASAKSMVVKENVLQCNSSELSYGLCHFISEVRRPNGQAYPADSIFYLCLGIQQYLFENGRLENIFTDMLYHKFSMEITMMLHYWSPTLLPSGYLHSRVEEEYLWDCKQLGAYSPIVLLNTLLFFGTKLFQFKTMGQHRRLSFTNFTRCTRVTKNGKSSFLRFRPGQDVSDTPDLLALPAKRRLDEEEGDMEMPENTENPLRCPVRLYEFYLSKCSESVKNRPHLFYLQPELSCHSNSLLWYSPQQLEGPALESMLTRILAVREVHLDELPLHNHYTEASTDDDDDHL, encoded by the exons ATGGCGGAGTCAGAGGAGGCTAAACAAAAATCTCAG CATGAACTCCGGCTGTCCAAGGCTTTTGATGAGGCGGTGAAGCTCTCAGCCCCCATGGCTGGTGAGTCCCAGAGGCAGCACACTCCCCTCTCAACCAGATCTCTCTGGAGCAGCATCACAACCGGACCAGTCTTTGATGCACCAGAACCAGTCGGACGGCCTGACGTCAACCATGATTTTAGCAGTGATGATGAGGGGCATGTATTCCCTCACATCTCTCACCCTACCAGTGCCACCTTCTCCCTGGCTGGTCTGGGGGTGGTCGAGCAAGAAGACGAGCTGGATGGGGTTCCTGTGTTTGgggtagatgaggaggaggaggaggaggagtggaacaTAGCCCTGCCCAAGATGGCATTGGGTGATGTGGAGTCTGACAGAGAGTCAGCCGGACGACCTGACACACAACATGCAGAGACTCAGGATGATGATCAAAATGCGACTGACAGATTTCTTGATGCAGTTTCACTTTCCAAAGTTAGAACAA CTTCTGAGGAGGCTAGTCAAACTGCTGAGTACAGACTAACCATACAAGGAGAAAGTCATCTTTCAACTAACCACTCTCTGTCCTCTTTACCAGAGAACAGCTTGG ATGAAGGAAGTCTGAATCGGTCTACGGCTGGGGGATCCAGCCGTCAAGAG AGGTCAGAGAATGTGTTCCAGAACCCAGCGATGGGGGACAGAGAAGagccccccatctctcccctcatgAACATCAAGGATGAGCCCATAGATGAAGGATATGACTGTGCCCTTTTACCCTCAACACGGAATATCAAGGAGGAACTGGACAACACAACTCCTGAG GAGGAGCTGAGAATCAGTTCTGTCTTTTCCGTTGGAGGAGGAAACTCCTATGGCTCTTCCACTG GCTCTATGGCAGCCTCCCAGAACACCACCTCCATATTTGGACCAGGAAGAAGTGTCGTTCCGCAGGGGCCAACAATGACCCACAGGAGCCTGGCTCCAGTGCCCCAGCcaccccagccccaaccccaggcCCCCAGCAGCTCCAACCCAGCCAACGCAGTGCGTGTGTCCTGCTCAGGCTGCTCTAAGATCCTGCTGCACGGTCAGACTGCCTTCCCTCCTTCAGGCTCTATGGCAGCCTCCCAGAACACCACCTCCATATTTGGACCAGGAAGAAGTGTCGTTCCACAGGGGCCAACAATGACCCTCAGGAGCCTGGCTCCAGTGCCCCAGCcaccccagccccaaccccaggcCCCCAGCAGCTCCAACCCAGCCAACGCAGTGCGTGTGTCCTGCTCAGGCTGCTCTAAGATCCTGCTGCGCGGTCAGACTGCCTTCCAACGGAAAGGATCCACCCAGCTCTTCTGCTCCACCGTCTGTCTCACTGGGTTCACCCTGCCTGCCATCAAACTGAGAACCTGTTACCAGTGCCTCaa GGAGATCGAGGACCCCAAAGATGTGATCAGTGTCATTACAGACAATAACCTGAACGATTTCTGTAGCCAGTTCTGCCTCTCCGTGTTCAACCGCAGGAGGAAACCAGGGCCTCTCTCCAAGCCTTCTGTCCAAGAGCCTGCCACCCTGAGGTGCAGTATGTGCAAGAAAAGCGACACG attcaGCACGAGGTGACTCACCAGGGCTCCTTGCACAAACTGTGCAGTGATGAGTGCTTCATGCACTTCCGCTCCTCCCACAACCTGGTCATAAACGTCTGTGAGAGCTGTGGCGAATACTGCGCCAGTGCTGACAGGAACTGCCGGAGACTTCGAGTAGAGGGCGTCACCATAAAGTTCTGTAGTCCTACCTGCATTAGTACTTATAAGCAG ACAACCACCAAGGTGATGCCGTGCGGACGCTGCCGTGACCTGAGGCTCATGTCTGACATGTTGGAGAGCACCGACTCGGAGGGCAAGGTGGAACTCTTCTGCAACTCCATCTGTGTCAATAAAAGCTGGCCTCAGAACGAACTGTCAG GAACGGCATTCCCATGTACCTACTGCAAAGTGAAGGCTGTCTCTCAGTACCACCTGGCCATGGTGGACGGCACCATCCGCAACTTCTGCTCCTACACCTGTGTCAAGACCTTCCGG GAGGCCGAAGGCAGCCAGCCTCCCCCCCAGCAGGGCCAGATGAACGGCTCCTCGTCCACTGGTCCTCCccctccagcaccaccccagGGCTATTTCCGTCCTTATCCCCCGTCCTGGGTCCCCACTACTGGCCACCCATACGCTCCAGCCCAGACCTCTGCTCCACCTCTACCCTATGGAGCCGCCCCAGACATGGCTAGGGCATATGGAGCAGGGCAGCATCAACCAGGGCTGCCCATGatccccccctcctctacctccacccccaaGGGGCATGTGAAACTCTCCTGCCATCAGTGCCCTCAGCAGTTCCGCTGGAAACCTGAGCTCTACGAGTACAAT GGTCGCACCATGCAGTTCTGTTCCAAACCTTGCTGTGTTGAGTTTAAGAAACAGCGTAATGTCATAGTGAGGTGTGAATACTGCAAACTGGAGAAGTTGGTCAAAGAAGTCATAAAATATGACTTCATCGATCGGCCCTTCTGCAGCGAGA GCTGTAATCTGCTCTTCAAGCACGACATGAAGGGGCCATGGCGGATGTGTGCCTACTGTGCCAACATCAGCCCCAATATGATCCACAACCACTTTGGTGGCAAGATGCAGGAGTTCTGCAGTGAGGCGTGCATGTCAAATTACACTGTTCTTTTCTATGAG ATGGCTAAGTGTGAGTGCTGCAGACGTCAAGGGAAGATGAAAGAGCAACTGAAGTGTTTTGGGGCTGTGAAGCTGTTCTGTACCTTGGAGTGTGTCATTCAGTACTGCTATCAGACCTTCCAACAGCACCCTTGGACTAGCAATGGCACCACTGCTACACAGG GTCCATCCCAAACTCCATTCCCCTTCTCCAAGCCAGCTCCTGTCATTGCTGATGTTGTATCGTTGGCCACCTCTCCTGCTGACCAGCCCCATACTACGGCTGCCACTGCCTTGACTG GAGCTCTTCCGACGTCTAACTCTCATGGCAAGAGCCTGGGCGATGCGAGCACCCAGACGGAAGCCATGAGGATCTCAGCCCGCCGGAGGATCATGAAGAACAAGGCCATCATCTGTAAACCCCTCATGCTGGACCAGCAGACCAGCTGCCAGATTCAGACGCAGACCACAGAGAAATCCATGACATTAACGG GGTTCGCAGAGACTGGGTTCACGTACACAGAGAACGGGGAGAAAGTGCGGGTGATTGTGATGCCTGTTCCTGTGCCAGTCTTCATCCCAGTGCCTATGAGCTTGTACAGCCAGTACACTCCTGTGCCCATGGGTATCCCTGTGCCT GTGCCAGTGCCCATGGTAATACCTCCCTCGTTAAGCCGTTCAGAGCTCAAGGACAGAAAAGACAATGTTCCATCTCAGACCATGgccgaggaggaggagaaagacaaACCTGTCTCCCATGGAG ATCAAGGCAGCGCCTACAGTGGGGACCTGGAGTCGGAGGCCGTGTCCACCCCCCACAGCTGGGGTGGAGAGGACGAGTCCACCTCCACATCCAACCCCCAGAGAGGGGCAGAGAAGCCTTCAGAGCACCCCAGCAcagctccctcctcccctcaactTTTGGACCTGGAGGCTGACTACCCCCCTG ATTTGTTTGATCCTGCTGCAGTGAAGGGGCAGAGACTGACTGTAAAGATTAGAAGACGTAAGAGACCCAGAGATGGCTTCCCTCCCAATAAACGG AGTTGTAAGCGAAGTGGGACTATTGACATGGTGGAGCACACTGTTTCACTCCCTCCTGCCAGATCAAAACTCCATCACAAGTACGGGGTGAAAGCCTGGAAGAATTGGGTCCTGCAGAGGAACAAACAGATTGACTGTGAATTTTCCAAAGATGCCT CAGCTAAATCTATGGTTGTGAAGGAGAACGTGTTGCAGTGTAACTCCTCTGAGCTTAGTTACGGCCTCTGTCATTTCATCAGTGAGGTCCGTCGCCCCAACGGCCAGGCCTACCCTGCTGACAGCATCTTCTACCTTTGTCTGGGCATACAGCAG TATCTATTTGAGAATGGAAGGCTAGAGAATATCTTCACTGATATGCTCTATCATAAGTTCAGCATGGAGATTACTATGATGCTACATTACTGGAGTCCTACCCTGCTGCCCAGCG GCTACCTGCATTCCCGTGTGGAGGAGGAGTACCTGTGGGACTGTAAACAGCTGGGAGCCTACTCCCCCATCGTGCTGCTCAACACCTTGCTCTTCTTTGGCACCAAGCTGTTCCAGTTCAAGACCATGGGCCAACACAGACGTCTGTCCTTCACCAACTTCACCCGCTGTACCAGGGTCACCAAGAACGGCAAGAGCTCCTTCCTGAGGTTTAGGCCTGGTCAGGATGTGTCAGACACCCCCG ATCTGCTAGCTTTGCCTGCCAAGAGAAGGCTGGATGAAGAGGAAGGTGACATGGAGATGCCTGAGAATACTGAGAACCCACTACGCTGCCCTGTCAGACTCTACGAGTTCTACCTCTCCAAATG CTCAGAGTCGGTGAAGAATAGACCACACCTGTTCTACTTGCAGCCAGAGCTCTCCTGTCACTCAAATAGCCTGCTGTGGTATTCTCCCCAGCAACTAGAAGGCCCTGCGCTGGAAAGCATGCTCACACGTATCCTGGCAGTACGGGAGGTCCACCTGGATGAGCTTCCACTGCATAATCACTATACTGAAGCCTCCACAGATGATGACGATGACCATTTGTAG